GGAGGTGTTTTTTACCTTCCGTTCGCGTTTTATTGCGGACTCGAGAAGATCACCAAGAACGCCTGCCATAGCAACAGCAAGCGCGAGCAACACTCCCCACCACCAAGGTTTATCTTTCTGAAATAGAATCCAGAAAACAGAACCGACAATCGCAGAAAGCAGAACTCCAGCAACGAAACCTTCGACGGTTTTTTTGGGAGAAATCTTTGGACAAAGGGGAGTTCGACCTATAAGAGAACCCGCTAGATATGCAAAGGTATCGTTAAGCCATATTATAATGAACGGAAAAACCAGCCACATATAACCGTGAGACTGAGCAGTAGAATCCTGTTTGAGAAGAACAAGATGTGCAGGCATGAATCCAAGATATAAGGGCAATACGAGCAAAGGAAGTATTTGTTCGGGTTTCCCTGGAGAAATGATTAACCAGAGAATTATCTGCACCAAAAAGGCAACTGCAAGGTGCAAAGAAAAAGGAAGCTCTGTCACATTAAGGGTGTACAACCATATAATTAAAGGTGAAAAAAGGAAAAGGACGTAATGGACTTTAAACGATTTCAGATAAAGTATGATAAATTCAGTCGAAGCGGCAATAATCCAGATAAGGGCGTAAATGGTTGCCACCCACACGGGCAAAGCCATAACGATAAGCGTAAGCGGAATCAAAAGAGCCCAAAGAAGAAACCTTCCCTTGAGAAGGTTAATCTTTGATTCTGCCAAAACGCCTCTCCCGCTTGGAATAGTCGGCAATCGCTTTCTCTAGTTCGCCTCGAGTAAATTCGGGCCAGAGTTTATCCGTAAAATATAGCTCAGTGTACGCCAATTGCCAGAGCAGAAAGTTGGAGATGCGCTTTTCGTTCCCCGTACGAATCAGCAGATCTGGTTCTGGCAGATCAGGAAGGTACTGAAAGGAGCTGAATGTCGAGTCGTTGATTGATTCTATCGATGTCTCCCCTCTCTGAACTAGCCTTGCCGCCTTTACGGCCATATCTACAATCTCCTGTCTGCCGCCGTAATTCAGTGCGAGCACAAGAATAAGACCGGTGTTCTTCTTGAGCTTTTCTCGCATAGAGTTAAGGCCTTCCTGCACCTCATCCGGGAGTTCATCCAGCCTTCCAATTGCCTCGAACCTTACGTTGTTTTCGTCAAGCTCTTCTATTTCGTCGCGGAGACCCCTTTCAAGCATCTTCATTAATTCTGATACTTCTTCTTTTGGTCTGTCCCAGTTTTCTGAAGAAAAAGTAAAGAGGGTCAGATAAGAAATTCCAAGCTCACCACAAGCGCGAACGATCTCTTTAAGCCTTTTAACCCCTTCCCTGTGTCCTACAACCCTGGGCAAGAGTCTTTTCTTTGCCCAGCGGCCGTTTCCATCCATGATAACGGCTATATGACGAGGTACTTTAAGCATTTTTTGATAAGCAGTTACACCTACTTTTCGAAAATCTCCTTTTCTTTCTTTGAAAACAACTCGTCCAGCTCTTTTATATATTTATCGGTCAGATCCTGTACCTGTTTCTGCGCGTGATGCATGTCGTCTTCGCTGATTTCTTTGTCCTTTTCCTTCTTTTTCAGTCGGTCAATGGCGTCGCGTCTTATATTGCGAACGGAAACGCGGCTTTCTTCAGTCAGACGTGAAACAAGCTTTACAAGATCCTTGCGGCGCTCCTCAGTCAAAGGCGGAATGATGACACGAACCAAGGTCGCCTCAACGCTGGGGTTCAATCCCAGGTCTGATTTTTGAATAGCCTTTTCTATTGCACCAAGAGAGCTCTTGTCCCAGGGCTGAATAACCAGACTGCGAGGATCAGGAACGCCTATGTTGGCAATCTGCTTAAGAGGCGTTGGCGTACCATAATAATCGACTTTAATCCCATCCAGAAGAGCCGGGTTCGCCCGCGCGGTACGGATGCGGCCGAATTCACCGGCAAGTATCTCGATGGTTTTCTTCATCTTTGTTTCACTGTCGGCGAGTATTTCTTTCATTATTCTTCTCCTCTTTTTACTATTGTGCCTATACACTCTCCCCTTAAAATATGAAAGATGTTTTCCGGATGGAAAACATCAAACACCTGAATAACAAGATCGTGCTCTCTTGCAAGCGAAAAAGCGGTCTGGTCCATTATTGAAAGATTCCTTGCAAGAGCTTCAGTATAGGTGAGTTCAGGGAAGAATTGAGCCCGGGGATTCCTTTTTGGGTCTTCTGCATAAACGCCTTTGACGTTTGTTCCCTTAAGAACCCTCTTTGCTCCTATCTCGACCGCGCGGAGAACGGCCGACGTATCCGTGGAGAAATACGGAAGACCTGTACCTCCTGTGAAGATAAGCACGCGTTTTTCAGAAAACAACTCCCTCGCCCTTACCGGGTCGTACGCCTTAATCCATTCAAGGGGAACCGCACTCATGTGAACGGCGTTGACACCCCTGTCGCGAAGCATGGACTCGAGCCATAAGCCATTCAGCAATGTTCCTATCATGCCCATTCTATCGGCAAAGACTCGAGCTTCTCCTGTACGGCCGGAATGCGCCCCCCTTATGTGATTGCCTCCACCAAGAAGCAGGCTGAAACGAACCTTGCCTGAAAGCAAAACCAACTCCTCCAGTATCCCCTCGCAGACAACCTTATCGATAAAGACCTCCCCGCTCAACTTGAGGAGGAGGCCTTCATCGACATCTAAAGGTTTGTTACTACTCTTCTCCAACTTTAAACCGTTTGAATCTGCTTACTACGATGTTTTCACCAAACTTTGCAATCATCTCAGCTATGAGCTCCTTAACAGTCTTTTCGGGATTCTTGACGTACTGCTGTTCGAGTAGACAGCTTTCCTTGAAGTATTTATCCAGACGGCCTTCGACGATTTTTTCTATCATGTTCTCGGGCTTTCCCTGTGACCGCAGCTGCTCTGAGTATATCTCGCGTTCCCTATCCAGCACTTCCTGGGGAACGTCTTCACGTGATACGGAAACAGGGTCGGTCGCTGCAATATGCATAGCTATGTCGTGAGCAAGCTTGATAAATTCATCGTTTTTTGCAACAAAATCTGTTTCGCAGTTGAGTTCGATGAGGACGCCCAGTTTAGCGCCGGGATGGATGTAAGCTTCTATTATGCCTTCGTTGACTGAACGACCGGCCTTTGTCTCGGCCTTGGCTATTCCTTTCTTCCGGAGGATATCTATGGCTTTCTGCACATCCCCGGAGGATTCCTTCAAAGCCTTTTGGCAGTCAAGCATGCCAGCGCCGGTTCTAGTACGCAGTTCCTTAATAGCATCCATTTCGCTCATCTTTCTCTCTCTTTCTCTTCAGAATCTTCATCAAGGTCGGCTTCAAAAGCCTTCTTTGAACGCATGACGGCTTCGCAAACAACATTCGTTACAAGTTTTATTGAACGCATCGCTTCGTCATTGCCTGGTATAGGAAAATCGACGAGTTCCGGATCTCCGTTGGTATCGATAAGACCAATAACCGGAATCTTCAGACGTCGGGCCTCTGCCACAGCAGTAGTCTCCTTCACAGGGTCAATAACGAACATCATCGCCGGAAGGGAATCCATGGCTTTTACGCCCTTGTATAGCTTGCTCATCTTCCTGTGAAGCCTCATGAGTCGAACCTGTTCCTTGGCCGGAAGCTGTTTGAACTGATCGCTTGCAGCGAGCGAGTCGAGTTCTGCATAGCGCTGTATTCTGCGGGATATGTTGGAGAAATTGGTCAAAAGACCGCCAACCCAGCGGTCAACAACATAATGGCTGCCTGATTTTTCAGCCTCTTCCATGAGTATATCCCGAGCTTGCTGCTTCGTTCCAACGAATATCGCGTCGCCGCCCGTTTCGAGTATAGAAGCGACGGCGTCGGCTGCAAGCTTCAGCAATTCCACCGTTTGCCTAATATCTATTATGTGTATACCGTTGCGTTTTCCGTATATGAACTTTTCAAACTTGGGATTCCAGCGCTCAGCCCGGTGACCGAAATGAACCCCAGCCTCGAGCAGATTCTTGACATCAGACGATACAGCAGTAGCGCCGGCATTCTTTTGTTCTTGAGTATTCATCGTTTCGTCCATTGGAAGCTCTTCCTTCGTTTGGCTAATCCGTACTTCATACGTTCTTTCTCCCTGGAATCGCGCGTTAAAAGACCGGCATCCTTCAACTGCTTCTGGTAAGTCGGTTCATGCTTTACCAGGGCTCGAGCTATCCCGAAGCTTATGGCGCTTGCCTGAGCTGAGACTCCGCCGCCGCTTACCTGCACCTTCACGTCAAGCTTTGATACGCTTTCGGTTAAATGCAGCGGACGTAAGGCCAACTCGACAAGATCACGACGCTTAAGGTATTCATCTATCTTCTTTCCGTTAATAGAAAACTCTCCAGGACCCGGCAGAAGCCATACTTTAGCTACCGCTCTCTTGCGGGTCCCTACTGCGTGCTCCATGGTTGTGGCCACTAGTGACCTCCTAATTCCATCGTCTGAGGCTTTTGGGCCTCATGCGGATGCAAGTCCGATTTATAGAGCTTGAGTCTTTTGAGTCTCCTTGCGCGTAGTTTATTCTTGGGAAGCATGTTCTTCACCGCAAGATAGAGTATGCGCTCAGGAAAAAGCTCAAGCATCCTCTTGAATGGGACCTCCTTTAGGCCGCCCGGATACAAGGTATGATGATAGTATACCTTTTCATCCGCTTTTTTACCCGTGATTTTAACCTTGTCTGCGTTAATGACCACGACAAAATCGCCTGTATCCAGATGCGGAGTATAGGTCGGCTTGCTCTTGCCCATCAAGACCGTGGCTATACGCGAAGCCATGCGACCAATGACCTGGTCTCTGGCATCGATAAGCCACCATTTGCGGGTTTCTTGATTCATCATTACTCCGAATTCTCACCAGCGGAAATGTGCAAAAGCGCGGTTGGCTTCAGCCATTTTGTGAGTTTCTTCCTTCTTTTTATACGCGGCACCCTGATTCTGTGCCGCATCCAAAAGTTCATTCGCGAGTCTATCGGCCATTCTGTACTCAGTACGTGCGCGGGCAGCCTTGATTATCCATTTTATCGCCAAGGACTGTCTGCGCTTCGGTCTGACCTCAACAGGAACCTGATAGGTCGAACCGCCGACACGGCGGGGACGCACCTCGAGAACGGGCTTAACGTTATTGAAAGCCTTCTCGAACAAAACGAATCCATCTTCCTTGGTCTTTTTTTCTATAATATCTAAAGCCTCATAGAAAATGGCCAGGGCAGTGGTTTTCTTTCCGTCCCACATGAGGTCGTTGACAAACTTCGTTACAACCTCCGTGTTGTAGCGCGGATCTGGCTGTATCTCGCGAGGGGAGGCGCGGTGTCTTCTACCCATCTGGCCTCCTTATGCTTTTTTGGGACGCTTTACGCCGTAAAGCGAACGTCCCTGTTTTCGGCCGTCTACGCCTGCTGTATCAAGAACACCGCGAACTACGCGGTATCTCACGCCCGGCAGGTCCTTTACACGACCTCCTTGTATGAGAACTACCGAGTGTTCTTGAAGATTATGTCCTTCTCCGGGAATGTAGGCAATAACCTCGTATCCGTTTACGAGCCTGACCTTGCATACTTTCCTTAAAGCCGAGTTGGGCTTCTTGGGAGTAGTAGTATAGACTCTTGTACAAACGCCACGCTTTTGTGGATTGCCTTCAAGTGCCGCGGTAGAAGAACGGCGTTTTGGCATCGAACGGCCGTGACGAACTAACTGATTAACTGTTGGCATCTTTAGCCGGCCTCCGTTTGTTGCGTATCTTCTTCTAATATTTCTTCTTTTTTAGCCTTGTTGAACCCCGGGAATCCTGTTCCTGCCGGGATTAGCTTACCTACAATAACGTTCTCTTTAAGTCCAGTGAGATGATCGATTTTGCCCTCTACGGCTGCCATCGAAAGAACCCTTGTGGTTTCCTGGAATGAGGCAGCGGCGAAAAAGCTGTCTGTGGTTAACGAAGCTTTAGTTATGCCTAGAAGGATAGGATGGAAGGTCGCGGGAACCAGACCTTCCGAACGCAGCTTGTCGTTCATATCCTGTATTCGCTGCTTGTCAATAATCTCGCCTTCAACGAAAGGTGATTCGCCCGGATCATCAATCTTGACCTTCCTGAGCATCTGACGGACTATGAGGGCTATATGCTTATCGTTTATCTTGACTCCCTGCATACGGTATACTTCCTGAATCTCGTTCGTGAGATATTCCATAACCGCCATTCGGCCCTTAACGCGCAAGATGTCATGGGGGTCAATATTTCCTTCGCAGAGCTTGTCGCCTGACTGAACATACCCCGAATCTTCGACAAGGAGGTAATTCGCATATGGAATCTTGTACTCCTTAACCGTACCTGATTCAGAGGTTATTGTTAATTTGCGCCAGCCCTCCTGGGGAGGATCAACGGTAACTGTTCCGTCAATATCGGCTATGGTTGCAGGCGTCTTCGGATGCTTTGCCTCGAAGAGTTCCGAAACTCTTGGCAGGCCGCCTGTAATATCCGTAGTCTTGCCAATTTCTCTCTGGAACTTGGCAAGCGTATCACCGGCGTTTACCGGAGTTCCGCTCTCGACCAGGAGGTAGGCGCCTACAGGAAGTTCATGCCTTTCAAGGTTTTTACCCTTTTCATCCTGTATTACTATGTGAGGATGTCGGCGTTTTTCTCTGTCCTCAACGATAATCATCTGCTTGCGTTCTGTTGAGCCGATAACGTCTTCCCTGAGCGTGACTCCGGGAACAACATCCACAAAGCCTACCTTGCCTGCATGCCGTGAAATGATGGAGATGACGTACGGTTCCCATTCGAAAAGTACGGCGCCTTCTGAGACCTTTTCCTTATCGCGAAGCTTGATAGTTGCGCCCTTGGGTACGGTAAAAGACATTTTTCTCTGATCGCCGATAAGATCAATCGTGCCATCTCCACTAAGAGTTATCAAGGCCCCATCAGGTCGTTCAACAGTCTCAAGCTTACCGAAGCTGACAATGCCGTCGAACTTGGCTTCCATGCTCGTTTCCTCGGCGGCACGCTGGGCAACGCCTCCATAGTGGAATGTTCTGAGGGTCAGCTGCGTACCTGGTTCGCCTATTGATTGAGCGGCTATAATACCGACTGCTTCGCCTATCTCAACCATCCTCCCGGTAGCGGGATTCCGTCCGTAGCATTTAGCGCAAACGCCTGAAGTAGCTTCGCATGTAAGTACCGATCGGGCGCGCACTTTTTCTATGCCCATCTGCTCTATTTCCTGAGCCTTTTCGTCCGTTATCTCCTCGCCGGCGTAAACAATAGCCTCTCCGGTTATCGGATTCTGGACAGTCTGCAATGCTATACGGCCGTTAAGACGTTCGGAAAGCGATTCCATGACTTTACCGCCCTCGCGAAGAGCGGTCACATCCTCGCCGAGAATGGTTCCGCAGTCCTCCTCGGCGATTATGACATCCTGCGCGACGTCGACCAGGCGTCTAGTAAGATAACCCGCTTCAGCGGTTTTTAAGGCCGTATCGGTAAGACCCTTTCTTGCGCCGTGCGTTGAGAAAAAGTACTCCGTAACGGTCATTCCGTTCTTGAACGAGCTTATGATAGGCCGCTCGATAACTTCTTCGCCGGTAAGGCGGCGAGAGGGTCTGGACATAAGCCCCCTCATGGCCGCAAGCTGCTTTGCCTGATCCTTCGAACCGCGAGCGCCCGAATCTATTAGCATCGCCAATGGATTGAATCCGCCTTTGTCTTCCATCAAATCGTGCATCATGTATTCGCCAAGATCAGTCGAAGTATTGACCCATGTATTGACTACGTTGTTGTATTTTTCGCGTTCGGTGATCACGCCTTTTTCATAAGCCTCGTAAAAACGCTTGACTTCCTTCAATGCCTGAGCAATGATTCTCTGCTTCTCCTTCGGTTCTACGATATCGTCTATGCCGATTGACGTACCGGAGCGGGTCGCGTAACTGAATCCGAGCATCTTCAATGAATCAAGGAGCTCGGCCGTACGCTGGAACCCGAATCTCTTGAAGCACTTGTCGACTAAATCAACCGTTTCCTTCTTATTGAGGACCTTGTTAACGAACCTGAGTTCTTCAGGAAGAACTTCATTGAAGAACACCCTGCCGACTGTCGTGGTCACCCTCTTGCCCTTGTGAATCCAGTCTATATCATCAAAAAGCGTAACGGAGTCGGACTGATACGCTATGTGCAGCTCCTCAAAACTGTCATAAAGAGATCGGTTTTCGCGTTTCTTCTGGGGATTCAACTTAGTCAAATAGT
This genomic interval from bacterium contains the following:
- a CDS encoding phosphatidate cytidylyltransferase, yielding MAESKINLLKGRFLLWALLIPLTLIVMALPVWVATIYALIWIIAASTEFIILYLKSFKVHYVLFLFSPLIIWLYTLNVTELPFSLHLAVAFLVQIILWLIISPGKPEQILPLLVLPLYLGFMPAHLVLLKQDSTAQSHGYMWLVFPFIIIWLNDTFAYLAGSLIGRTPLCPKISPKKTVEGFVAGVLLSAIVGSVFWILFQKDKPWWWGVLLALAVAMAGVLGDLLESAIKRERKVKNTSEILGGHGGFLDRIDSLIFGVLVYYYLYPFLTKL
- a CDS encoding isoprenyl transferase, with product MLKVPRHIAVIMDGNGRWAKKRLLPRVVGHREGVKRLKEIVRACGELGISYLTLFTFSSENWDRPKEEVSELMKMLERGLRDEIEELDENNVRFEAIGRLDELPDEVQEGLNSMREKLKKNTGLILVLALNYGGRQEIVDMAVKAARLVQRGETSIESINDSTFSSFQYLPDLPEPDLLIRTGNEKRISNFLLWQLAYTELYFTDKLWPEFTRGELEKAIADYSKRERRFGRIKD
- the frr gene encoding ribosome recycling factor, encoding MKEILADSETKMKKTIEILAGEFGRIRTARANPALLDGIKVDYYGTPTPLKQIANIGVPDPRSLVIQPWDKSSLGAIEKAIQKSDLGLNPSVEATLVRVIIPPLTEERRKDLVKLVSRLTEESRVSVRNIRRDAIDRLKKKEKDKEISEDDMHHAQKQVQDLTDKYIKELDELFSKKEKEIFEK
- the pyrH gene encoding UMP kinase (Catalyzes the phosphorylation of UMP to UDP), translating into MEKSSNKPLDVDEGLLLKLSGEVFIDKVVCEGILEELVLLSGKVRFSLLLGGGNHIRGAHSGRTGEARVFADRMGMIGTLLNGLWLESMLRDRGVNAVHMSAVPLEWIKAYDPVRARELFSEKRVLIFTGGTGLPYFSTDTSAVLRAVEIGAKRVLKGTNVKGVYAEDPKRNPRAQFFPELTYTEALARNLSIMDQTAFSLAREHDLVIQVFDVFHPENIFHILRGECIGTIVKRGEE
- the tsf gene encoding translation elongation factor Ts, with protein sequence MSEMDAIKELRTRTGAGMLDCQKALKESSGDVQKAIDILRKKGIAKAETKAGRSVNEGIIEAYIHPGAKLGVLIELNCETDFVAKNDEFIKLAHDIAMHIAATDPVSVSREDVPQEVLDREREIYSEQLRSQGKPENMIEKIVEGRLDKYFKESCLLEQQYVKNPEKTVKELIAEMIAKFGENIVVSRFKRFKVGEE
- the rpsB gene encoding 30S ribosomal protein S2 — encoded protein: MNTQEQKNAGATAVSSDVKNLLEAGVHFGHRAERWNPKFEKFIYGKRNGIHIIDIRQTVELLKLAADAVASILETGGDAIFVGTKQQARDILMEEAEKSGSHYVVDRWVGGLLTNFSNISRRIQRYAELDSLAASDQFKQLPAKEQVRLMRLHRKMSKLYKGVKAMDSLPAMMFVIDPVKETTAVAEARRLKIPVIGLIDTNGDPELVDFPIPGNDEAMRSIKLVTNVVCEAVMRSKKAFEADLDEDSEEKERER
- the rpsI gene encoding 30S ribosomal protein S9; protein product: MEHAVGTRKRAVAKVWLLPGPGEFSINGKKIDEYLKRRDLVELALRPLHLTESVSKLDVKVQVSGGGVSAQASAISFGIARALVKHEPTYQKQLKDAGLLTRDSREKERMKYGLAKRRKSFQWTKR
- the rplM gene encoding 50S ribosomal protein L13, translating into MMNQETRKWWLIDARDQVIGRMASRIATVLMGKSKPTYTPHLDTGDFVVVINADKVKITGKKADEKVYYHHTLYPGGLKEVPFKRMLELFPERILYLAVKNMLPKNKLRARRLKRLKLYKSDLHPHEAQKPQTMELGGH
- the rpsG gene encoding 30S ribosomal protein S7: MGRRHRASPREIQPDPRYNTEVVTKFVNDLMWDGKKTTALAIFYEALDIIEKKTKEDGFVLFEKAFNNVKPVLEVRPRRVGGSTYQVPVEVRPKRRQSLAIKWIIKAARARTEYRMADRLANELLDAAQNQGAAYKKKEETHKMAEANRAFAHFRW
- a CDS encoding 30S ribosomal protein S12, whose translation is MPTVNQLVRHGRSMPKRRSSTAALEGNPQKRGVCTRVYTTTPKKPNSALRKVCKVRLVNGYEVIAYIPGEGHNLQEHSVVLIQGGRVKDLPGVRYRVVRGVLDTAGVDGRKQGRSLYGVKRPKKA
- the rpoC gene encoding DNA-directed RNA polymerase subunit beta'; the protein is MNPDRVEGWDFDALKIQIASSEDIRSWSKGEVTKAETINYRTQKPERDGLFCERIFGPVKDYECSCGKYKKVRYKGIVCDRCGVEVTSSSVRRERMGHIELAIPVVHPLFSKVPPSKIGKLLDLSAGQIESVNNYEAYVVLETGSSNYKKLALIYDEDEYHEAMAKYSGFKAGMGAESLLELLKEIDLDDLSAELKSRIKHEVSKRRALLDRLKIVEAFRQSENQVEWMILEVIPVIPPDLRPLVPLEGGRYATSDINELYKRVIVRNNRLKHLMSIKTPDIILKNEKRMLQEAVNALFDNEHLARPVRGRGNRPLKSLSETLRGKQGRFRRNLLGKRVDYSGRSVIVVDPHLKLHECSLPKEMAKELFRPIVLQRLEERKNAQSDRSAKELFRMEAPEMWEALEDVVKSHPVLLNRAPTLHRASVEAFFPRLWENRAIGIHPLVCPPFNADFDGDTMSVHVPFTPEAILESSVLLLSSNNILSPANGKPLMVPSQDMVLGVYYLTKLNPQKKRENRSLYDSFEELHIAYQSDSVTLFDDIDWIHKGKRVTTTVGRVFFNEVLPEELRFVNKVLNKKETVDLVDKCFKRFGFQRTAELLDSLKMLGFSYATRSGTSIGIDDIVEPKEKQRIIAQALKEVKRFYEAYEKGVITEREKYNNVVNTWVNTSTDLGEYMMHDLMEDKGGFNPLAMLIDSGARGSKDQAKQLAAMRGLMSRPSRRLTGEEVIERPIISSFKNGMTVTEYFFSTHGARKGLTDTALKTAEAGYLTRRLVDVAQDVIIAEEDCGTILGEDVTALREGGKVMESLSERLNGRIALQTVQNPITGEAIVYAGEEITDEKAQEIEQMGIEKVRARSVLTCEATSGVCAKCYGRNPATGRMVEIGEAVGIIAAQSIGEPGTQLTLRTFHYGGVAQRAAEETSMEAKFDGIVSFGKLETVERPDGALITLSGDGTIDLIGDQRKMSFTVPKGATIKLRDKEKVSEGAVLFEWEPYVISIISRHAGKVGFVDVVPGVTLREDVIGSTERKQMIIVEDREKRRHPHIVIQDEKGKNLERHELPVGAYLLVESGTPVNAGDTLAKFQREIGKTTDITGGLPRVSELFEAKHPKTPATIADIDGTVTVDPPQEGWRKLTITSESGTVKEYKIPYANYLLVEDSGYVQSGDKLCEGNIDPHDILRVKGRMAVMEYLTNEIQEVYRMQGVKINDKHIALIVRQMLRKVKIDDPGESPFVEGEIIDKQRIQDMNDKLRSEGLVPATFHPILLGITKASLTTDSFFAAASFQETTRVLSMAAVEGKIDHLTGLKENVIVGKLIPAGTGFPGFNKAKKEEILEEDTQQTEAG